The sequence GGCGTGTTTTGTCGGCACCTTCAAAAACGCGGTCAAAAACCTTCAGCCCCATGGTATCTGAAAAATCCGGATCCAGCCGCAACTGGATCAGGTTGCGGTTACCAATCTGTTTCAGCGTATTGCCCCAGCGGGGGTGATCTGATCCATGATGAATCATCGCCAGCGCAAGGAAGCCTTTAACGGCATTGAGTTGTGCGGTGGCAAAGATCGGTGTTCCGTGCGATGTCACATCGTTCTCATTGTGTTCTTCGAGAAAATACCGGTAGCGGGAACTCAGAATACAGCGGTGACAGGCCGGGGTGACGCCGGGATAGGTGAATGTAATCTCCGCCCCGCGTCCTTCCTTGTAGACCTGAGCGCAGAGGCTGGGAATGCCGTAGTTCAGCGCAATCTCATTGATGCGAGCCTGTGCAAAAAAGTTGTCGGTCAGGCCGCAGAGTATCGTTTGGCTGTTTCCTGCAATCAGTTTTTCAATTTGATCGGCTTCCAGATCTTCCAGTTTTTTTTGGAGGGGGATGACATACGCTTGAGGGTTGATATCGCGAATGCGTTCAGCAATACAGTCCACCTTGGGCCGTCCGATATCTTTGCGATACACTTGTTGGGTTGCCAGATTGGTTTCTGAAACAAAGTCAGGGTCAATCAGTACAAACTGGCTGATTCCGGCTCGTGCAAGCTGTTCGAGCCACTCGGCAGCACCGCCGGCGCCGGCCGCGATGATCCGGGTGTTGTACATTCGACTCAGATCATAGGCATCTTTGACCCGATCAAAGGTTTTTGTCTCAACGGGCTCCTTTTTACCGAGCGTAATGCGATCGAGCGGCACATCGGGCTGCAACGTTTCAAGCGGTCCGGTTTTCTTTTCCGAGGAAATAATTTCAACCTGCCCGCGTCTTATAACAACACCTTCCTCGGTTTTGCAGGCGAACCATGGAGTAAGAATAAATTCTCTAGTATCGGCTACGGTGTTGATGATCGGAAGCCACAGATGGTCCAGATCGTCAATGGCGTTCAGAATTTTTTCCGCATAGAACCGGTCTCCAGCAGACGGCATACATCCTTTTCCGGGATGACTGTGTGCAAAACCGACCAGACGGATTCCGGCAGGATTCCATTCCTCCTTAAGAAGGGTATTCAAGGCCATGTGATCCGGAGAATAGGTCACGGCTGATGTGCTGCTGCTTTTGTCGAAGTGATAATGGGTCACTGTGCCGTCTTTTCCTCCGAGCATCCCGCCCGATTCTGCCTTTTGGATTCCGATGCTGGCAAAGATGGATTGGAGTACCTTCTGCGTCATGCGCAGAATGAGACGGGGATCTTTATTTTCATAAGCGTTCATAGGGGTTCCTTTCTTAAAATTTTTGTCCAGTTCGGATATATTTTTGGGTGTTGTCAGCCCACAGTGCGGCGACTTTTTTTGCTTCTTCAAGCGACTTAAGCGGATGGTTCCAGCAGACATATTTTCGGTTGCCGTCTGAGCGGCGGTGAGTCGAATGGGCGTCGGTGGCTCGGTTGTTATAGGATGGTTGCCACTCAATATATGCACGCCACTCACGGCCCTTTTGTTCAAAACTGAAAAAGTAATCCGTTGATCTGTCTTTGGTTCGGTATTTCAAACGATAAGCCATTGTTGTTCTCCTAAGTTCGCCCCTTCCAAAATGGAAGGGGCGGTTAAGGGTTAATGAAATGTCCCTGCGGGGATTTCATCCCCGCCGCAGAAAGTGCCTGCGGGGAGCCGGTCGGCAGCTATACAGCTGCGTGTTGCTTTTGTCTTCATTGGTTCTCTCCTTTCCGGGTTTGGGTTTCATGGGCACGCCGTGTGCCCTTATGTATACTTCAGGTGGAACATGTTTATCTGAGGTGCGGGCGGTGGCCGTCGCGAACGCGATAATAGCGATCAAACTCCTGAGCAAGGCGAAGATCTTCTTCAATGCGCCGACGCTGATCGTCAAGGAGCCCGATGCCTGTCGTACACGGATTACAGGGGTTGTTGTATTGCGAATAACTCATGGCTCTTTCCTTTCATCTTGGTTGGTGTCTATAGAGTTTGGCCGTGACACAGTTTTATGTCTGAGAGTCGGGCGCTCTGTTTGAGGTAAGGGAGTCAGATTCAGCATCAACTGTTCTGGACAATCTTTTTTGGGTTCCGGTTTTCTGTTGCGCGGACGTGTCATTCGGCCTCTTTTTTTAATGAATTTCTGTCACAGCTTTGTGCTGAGCCTCTTTTGAATTTCTCAAAGGCCATTTTCCTGCCTTGATGGCAGCCTCTCTGCGGGCCGTCCATGACTCGCCTCTTGCTTTTCCCCGGCTGAAGCGGGTTTTTCCGCTTCCGTAACGCGGCGTCCATTCCCGGCGCAGAATTTCTATGTCTGTTCTTGCTGTTTTCATTTCCAGATCTCCTTGCATTGCATAGACTCTGAGCGCGTCACACTTTCAGCAGTTGTTCTGCAGAAAGCCCATAAGGCCGATGTTTGGATTTGCCCCGGAGCGGGCATGGTGCAAATCCGCGAGAAGACGGGTTTGCGAGGTGAATAAATGACAGAAGCAATACAGAGAGATATGCGATCAAGGACGGAGCCGCTGATTCACGCGGTCCGAGCGCATGAACAGGGTGCGAAAAGCTGGAGTTTTTCTGGCATCGCGGCGCGGATGAACCGTTTGTACGACCAACTCAACAACGATTTTTTTAGGGGCAAATTGCCGAAGGCACTGATTTCTATCGGGCCGGATCTGATCATGCGTTACGGATACTACCATGTCGGCCGGGACGGAATCGGCGCGAAGCACAGGATTCACCTGAACTCGCGGCATTTTGGGCGGAGCGAGTCCGATGTGGGGGTGACGCTGCTGCATGAAATGATTCATGTATACCAGCACCTGTTCGGGAACGTGGGTCACCGACATCGATACCACAACCGGGAGTTCGCGGATATTGCCGGAACACTGGGGTTTGAAGCGCAGGTCGGTACCGGGGTGACGAAACAGGTGAGCGGATGGTTGCGAACCAAACTCGATCAGCTGGGATTTTCCGCGTTTGAGAAAATGATTCCCGATCAGCAGGCAGAACCGATCCGAAAGCCGCTTCGAAAAGTGATGTGGAAATGCATCTGCGGGCAGGAGGTTTGGGCCGAGCGGGGGTATGCGCTGGAGGCCGTTTGCAAAGTGTGTCATGGTGCGTTTGAGCGACCGGATGAACTGACCGAGCCGGACGAGGAAATAGATCTTGCCGTAGCTCAGGCTGCCGCCTGAGCGCAATCTTTATATACCTGTGCACTTAGGACTGTACTATGAACATAAAAGTTTCTGAACGGGACAGGCTATGTAAATTACTGGATGAGAAACACGATGAGTTGGTGATGCGGTTCCCCGGCAGCTGGATGCATCGCCATGTTTTGGGAGAAATTGCCGAAATCCGCAGTTGGTTATATGCAGCTGTGCCCAAGGCATCAGCTTCCCGGATTTGTTTTCGGGTAAGCCACTGGAATTGACCGAAACATTTATATAGTTCAGCCCATATCCTTATCTCAAGATGCGGAAAAAATTTCAGTACACCGGACTCAATCTTCAGGAGAATCACTGTGAATTGTCTCACATGGGGTTGGGTTCGGCTTTGGCTGAAAATCCATCTTTTTCTTATGACCGGGTGATTCTGGAGCGCGAACGGTTATGCAACCTGCTCGACTCCAAAAAAGAGGAGCTTGCGATGTGTAAACCCGGCTCATGGATGCACCGTGAAGTTCAGGTGGAAATCGACGAGATCCGTCGACGACTCAATATGAGCTGAATTCTATAGTCCGAAAAACTTTTTAGCCCGGCTCACAAATCCGCTGTTTTTTTTGTTTGGGAGTGCCAGACAAGCTGTTTGTTGGTCGCGCGGCCATCGTCATGATGTGGCAGGCCTGTGAACGATCCAATAATCCTTCGTCAACGGCCTCATCAATCAGTTGGTCTGCGACTTCGCGTGGCAGCTGGCTGATAAAATCGCGCATGTCCTGAAGTGTATCCGGGTCGCCGGAGAGTGCGTCATCGAGCAGGTTGTTCCAGCGATCCATGATTCCGCCGACATCATCAAACATGGATACCCCTCCGCTAATAGCTTTGTATTCATTGCCGGTCAGGCGGCGCTGGAGCCGGCAATCCAGAGCAATCGATTGATCCTGATATTGCATATCCGAAAGTTCTCCTGCTTCGTGCATTTCTTCCAACTCCTCCTTTCGTTCCCGGTTCTGTGCATAGAGATGGTTGGCATCGTCAATTGCTTCCATGGCTCCGAGAACATGAGGAAGATAGAGGTCATTATCATGTGGTGAGTTCGCCGTACGATCTTCATACAGTTCCAGCTTATTTATCAATTCGCGGTGTAGGTCGTAGTATTCGCGGTCGGCGCTGGATACATAGCGGCTGTCTTCGCGCAGTCTGCGGAAATGCTCTTCTTCTTTTCCGTCGGCAAAAAACTCCAGAATGCGGTCTTCTGCCTTGGCAATGATGTCATCTTCATAATCCGTTAACTGCTCATGCGCTTCCGGCTCCTCCCGGTCTTCTTTTTCTTCCCGGCTGCTTAACAG is a genomic window of Pontiella desulfatans containing:
- a CDS encoding ThiF family adenylyltransferase, yielding MNAYENKDPRLILRMTQKVLQSIFASIGIQKAESGGMLGGKDGTVTHYHFDKSSSTSAVTYSPDHMALNTLLKEEWNPAGIRLVGFAHSHPGKGCMPSAGDRFYAEKILNAIDDLDHLWLPIINTVADTREFILTPWFACKTEEGVVIRRGQVEIISSEKKTGPLETLQPDVPLDRITLGKKEPVETKTFDRVKDAYDLSRMYNTRIIAAGAGGAAEWLEQLARAGISQFVLIDPDFVSETNLATQQVYRKDIGRPKVDCIAERIRDINPQAYVIPLQKKLEDLEADQIEKLIAGNSQTILCGLTDNFFAQARINEIALNYGIPSLCAQVYKEGRGAEITFTYPGVTPACHRCILSSRYRYFLEEHNENDVTSHGTPIFATAQLNAVKGFLALAMIHHGSDHPRWGNTLKQIGNRNLIQLRLDPDFSDTMGLKVFDRVFEGADKTRLFFGEPVWLPQQQECLETGYPSCPDCGGTGDLRNAIGTLSDRNKTTINTEGKNNETVSESE
- a CDS encoding SprT-like domain-containing protein, which gives rise to MTEAIQRDMRSRTEPLIHAVRAHEQGAKSWSFSGIAARMNRLYDQLNNDFFRGKLPKALISIGPDLIMRYGYYHVGRDGIGAKHRIHLNSRHFGRSESDVGVTLLHEMIHVYQHLFGNVGHRHRYHNREFADIAGTLGFEAQVGTGVTKQVSGWLRTKLDQLGFSAFEKMIPDQQAEPIRKPLRKVMWKCICGQEVWAERGYALEAVCKVCHGAFERPDELTEPDEEIDLAVAQAAA